Proteins co-encoded in one Lysobacter solisilvae genomic window:
- a CDS encoding peptide chain release factor 3 — translation MSDVSIEAQRRRTFAIISHPDAGKTTLTEKLLLFGGAIQMAGSVKGRKAARHATSDWMALEKERGISVTSSVMQFPYEGRIVNLLDTPGHADFGEDTYRVLTAVDSALMVIDVAKGVEERTIKLMEVCRLRDTPIMTFINKLDREGKPPIDLLDEVESVLGIQCAPITSPIGMGQRLKGVVHLITGEVHLYEQGRNFTRQDSTIFASLEDPALEARIGTDMLQELRDELELVQGASHPFDPAAYLAGRQTPVFFGSAVNNFGVQLLLDFFVDHAPPPRPRATTGREIAPYEPQLSGFVFKIQANMDPQHRDRVAFMRICSGKFSAGMKAFHARTGKEVKLANALTFMASDREIAESAWPGDVIGIHNHGTISIGDSFTEGEMLAFTGIPNFAPELFRRARLRDPLKLKQLQKGLAQLSEEGATQFFRPLMSNDLVLGAVGMLQFDVVAYRLKDEYGVDASFEQVNVATARWIRCPDAKKLEEFRDKNAMNLSLDAAGQLVYLAPTRVNLQLAQERSPGVEFLATREHAHAVAID, via the coding sequence ATGTCCGACGTTTCCATCGAAGCCCAGCGCCGCCGCACGTTCGCGATCATCTCGCACCCCGACGCCGGCAAGACCACCCTGACCGAAAAGCTGCTGCTGTTCGGAGGCGCGATCCAGATGGCCGGCTCGGTCAAAGGCCGCAAGGCCGCCCGCCACGCCACCTCCGACTGGATGGCGCTGGAAAAGGAACGCGGCATCTCGGTCACCTCCTCGGTGATGCAGTTCCCCTACGAGGGCCGCATCGTCAACCTGCTCGACACCCCGGGCCACGCGGACTTCGGCGAGGACACCTACCGCGTGCTTACCGCGGTCGACTCGGCCCTGATGGTGATCGACGTCGCCAAGGGCGTGGAGGAACGCACCATCAAGCTGATGGAGGTGTGCCGCCTGCGCGACACGCCCATCATGACCTTCATCAACAAGCTCGACCGCGAAGGCAAGCCGCCGATCGACCTGCTGGATGAAGTGGAGAGCGTGCTGGGCATCCAGTGCGCGCCCATCACCTCGCCCATCGGCATGGGCCAGCGGCTGAAGGGCGTCGTCCACCTGATCACGGGCGAAGTGCACCTGTACGAGCAGGGCCGCAACTTCACCCGCCAGGACTCCACCATCTTCGCGTCGCTGGAGGACCCGGCGCTGGAAGCGCGGATCGGCACCGACATGCTGCAGGAACTGCGCGACGAGCTGGAGCTCGTGCAGGGCGCGTCCCATCCCTTCGATCCCGCCGCGTACCTGGCGGGTCGTCAGACGCCGGTCTTCTTCGGTTCGGCGGTCAACAACTTCGGCGTGCAGCTGCTGCTGGATTTCTTCGTCGACCACGCCCCGCCGCCGCGCCCGCGTGCGACCACCGGGCGCGAGATCGCGCCCTACGAGCCGCAGCTGTCGGGCTTCGTCTTCAAGATCCAGGCCAACATGGACCCGCAGCATCGCGACCGCGTGGCGTTCATGCGCATCTGCTCGGGCAAGTTCAGCGCCGGCATGAAGGCTTTCCATGCGCGCACGGGCAAGGAAGTGAAGCTGGCCAACGCGCTGACCTTCATGGCCAGCGATCGCGAGATCGCCGAGTCCGCGTGGCCCGGCGACGTCATCGGCATCCACAACCACGGCACCATCTCCATCGGCGACAGCTTCACCGAAGGCGAGATGCTGGCCTTCACCGGCATCCCAAATTTCGCGCCGGAACTGTTCCGCCGTGCGCGCCTGCGCGACCCGCTCAAGCTCAAGCAGCTGCAGAAGGGCCTGGCCCAGCTGTCGGAGGAAGGCGCCACGCAGTTCTTCCGCCCGCTGATGAGCAATGACCTGGTCCTGGGCGCGGTGGGCATGCTGCAGTTCGACGTGGTCGCCTACCGCCTGAAGGACGAATACGGGGTGGATGCGAGCTTCGAGCAGGTCAATGTCGCCACCGCGCGGTGGATCCGCTGCCCCGACGCGAAAAAGCTGGAGGAGTTCCGCGACAAGAACGCGATGAATCTGTCGCTCGACGCGGCCGGCCAGCTTGTCTACCTGGCCCCGACCCGCGTCAACCTGCAACTGGCGCAGGAGCGCTCACCGGGCGTGGAGTTCCTGGCCACGCGCGAACATGCCCATGCCGTCGCCATCGACTGA
- the trhA gene encoding PAQR family membrane homeostasis protein TrhA, which yields MNTPDSLQSTTPTRPDSVHAAREELANALTHGVGAAAALAGTAVLVTLAAIHGDGWQLIGATVFGLSLLLLYVASTLYHATAHPVAKARLKVFDHCAIYLLIAGTYTPFTLIGLRGTVGWWLFGAIWTLALSGLVFKLFYTGRFKLLSTLIYVAMGWLVLLAIVPVFRALDAWTFGWLLAGGMCYTAGTVFYHRPALRYSHAIWHLFVIAGSVCHYVSVMAHVVPAG from the coding sequence ATGAACACACCCGACTCCCTGCAGTCCACGACCCCGACCCGGCCCGATTCGGTACACGCTGCAAGGGAAGAACTGGCCAACGCGCTCACCCATGGCGTCGGCGCCGCGGCCGCGCTGGCCGGTACCGCGGTCCTGGTCACGCTGGCCGCCATCCACGGCGACGGCTGGCAATTGATCGGCGCGACCGTCTTCGGCCTCAGCCTGCTGCTGCTGTACGTGGCCTCCACGCTCTATCACGCCACTGCGCATCCGGTCGCCAAGGCGCGGCTCAAGGTGTTCGACCATTGCGCGATCTACCTGCTGATCGCCGGCACCTACACCCCCTTCACCCTGATCGGCCTGCGCGGCACGGTGGGTTGGTGGCTGTTCGGCGCGATCTGGACGCTTGCGCTGTCCGGACTCGTCTTCAAGTTGTTCTACACCGGCCGCTTCAAGCTGCTCTCCACGCTGATCTACGTGGCGATGGGGTGGCTGGTGCTGCTGGCGATCGTGCCTGTCTTCCGGGCTCTGGATGCCTGGACCTTCGGATGGCTGCTGGCAGGCGGCATGTGCTACACGGCCGGCACGGTGTTCTACCACCGCCCTGCGCTGCGGTACTCGCACGCGATCTGGCACCTGTTCGTCATCGCCGGAAGCGTCTGCCATTACGTGTCCGTGATGGCGCACGTCGTGCCCGCCGGCTGA
- a CDS encoding AsmA family protein encodes MQETAPADKTEQVTSHDVHGGEARDAHPRRRHPWLVSLGILLTAIAILLALWDWNWFRGPIEKIVESRTGRSFDIGGDLDVDLDWRTPTISAERLRFGDADWSRRETMASTDRVKFQLRIWPLFKGDVILPRLQLTRPQLHLEMGPSGTGNWVFGDEEPGDGPRIQSLLVEHGQLSYLDAATKTDIVVGLHSHARRAANQLSPSVAFAGGGRWKGTAFKTHGTGESPLELRDKMRPYRIDAHATAGATQAHARGTLVNPLRMEDFDLRLALSGKDMSDLYPVLGIVTPPTPPYRMDGRLTREFVGPKGRIWHYDDFKGVVGDSDVAGDVSVETGRERPYLRGSVVSRRLDFDDLSGFLGKAPDTGGKESTNPELAAQAAKENASTRLLPHEPYKLEKLRAMDADLKYKAHRIDAPNLPLDDMVAHLKLENGLLRLEPLDFGVAGGNVHSVIRMDARESPIRTRAQVSARSLNLRQMLPTVELAKDAVGRIGGDVALAGTGNSIAAMLGSSTGDVAVGMGRGQISNLLMELAGIDIAEALKFMVSGDRKIPVRCAFGDFSVNNGVMTTRSLAFDTTDTIIVGEGTVNLRDETLHLKLRPRPKDRSLLSLRAPLWIDGSFKDPEFHPDYGRIGLRGALALALGTIAPPAALLATLELGPGKDASCGGRYAK; translated from the coding sequence ATGCAAGAGACTGCGCCAGCGGACAAGACCGAACAGGTCACGTCCCACGACGTCCATGGTGGCGAGGCCCGCGACGCCCACCCCCGGCGGCGTCATCCCTGGCTTGTTTCACTGGGCATATTGCTCACTGCGATCGCCATCCTGCTGGCGCTGTGGGACTGGAACTGGTTTCGCGGCCCCATCGAGAAGATCGTCGAATCCCGCACCGGCCGCAGCTTCGACATCGGCGGGGACCTCGATGTCGACCTGGACTGGCGCACGCCCACCATCAGCGCCGAACGCCTGCGCTTCGGCGACGCCGACTGGTCCCGTCGAGAGACGATGGCGAGCACCGATCGCGTCAAGTTCCAGCTGCGCATCTGGCCGCTGTTCAAGGGTGACGTCATCCTGCCGCGGTTGCAGCTCACCCGTCCGCAGCTGCATCTGGAAATGGGGCCCTCGGGTACCGGCAACTGGGTGTTCGGTGACGAGGAGCCTGGTGATGGTCCGCGCATCCAGTCGCTGCTTGTGGAACACGGCCAGCTGAGCTACCTCGACGCGGCAACGAAGACCGACATCGTCGTGGGCCTGCACAGCCATGCGCGGCGAGCGGCAAACCAGCTGTCCCCGTCCGTCGCATTCGCGGGTGGCGGGCGCTGGAAAGGCACGGCATTCAAGACGCACGGCACGGGTGAGTCCCCCCTGGAACTTCGCGACAAGATGCGCCCCTATCGCATCGACGCGCATGCCACCGCCGGCGCGACCCAGGCGCACGCGCGCGGCACCCTGGTCAATCCGCTGCGCATGGAGGACTTCGATCTGCGGCTGGCACTGTCGGGCAAGGATATGTCCGACCTCTACCCCGTGCTGGGCATCGTCACGCCGCCGACGCCGCCCTACCGAATGGACGGAAGGCTGACCCGCGAGTTCGTCGGCCCGAAGGGCCGCATCTGGCATTACGACGATTTCAAAGGGGTCGTCGGCGACAGCGACGTCGCCGGCGACGTGAGCGTCGAGACCGGCCGGGAACGGCCCTACCTGCGCGGGAGCGTCGTCTCGCGCCGTCTCGATTTCGATGATCTGTCCGGCTTCCTCGGCAAGGCGCCGGACACGGGCGGCAAGGAAAGCACGAACCCCGAACTGGCAGCGCAGGCTGCCAAGGAAAACGCCAGTACGCGGCTGCTTCCCCACGAACCCTACAAGCTTGAAAAGCTTCGAGCGATGGATGCGGACCTGAAGTACAAGGCCCATCGGATCGATGCGCCCAACCTGCCGCTGGACGACATGGTGGCCCACCTCAAGCTGGAAAACGGACTCCTGCGGCTGGAGCCGCTGGACTTCGGCGTGGCCGGTGGCAACGTGCATTCGGTGATCCGCATGGATGCGCGGGAGTCGCCGATCCGCACCCGCGCCCAGGTCTCGGCACGATCGCTCAACCTGCGCCAGATGCTGCCCACGGTGGAGTTGGCCAAGGATGCCGTGGGCCGCATCGGCGGCGACGTGGCCCTGGCCGGCACCGGCAACTCGATCGCCGCGATGCTGGGCAGCAGCACCGGCGATGTCGCGGTCGGCATGGGGCGGGGCCAGATCAGCAACCTGCTGATGGAGCTGGCGGGCATCGATATCGCCGAGGCACTCAAGTTCATGGTGAGCGGCGACCGCAAGATTCCGGTGCGCTGTGCATTTGGCGATTTCAGCGTCAACAATGGCGTGATGACCACCCGCTCGCTCGCGTTCGACACCACCGACACGATCATCGTCGGCGAAGGCACGGTGAACCTGCGCGACGAGACCCTGCACCTGAAGCTGCGGCCACGCCCGAAGGATCGCAGTCTGCTCAGCCTGCGCGCGCCATTGTGGATCGACGGCTCGTTCAAGGATCCCGAATTCCATCCCGATTACGGGCGAATCGGACTGCGCGGGGCGCTGGCGCTTGCGTTGGGCACCATCGCGCCGCCAGCGGCGCTGCTCGCCACCCTCGAACTGGGCCCCGGCAAGGACGCCAGTTGTGGCGGACGATACGCCAAGTGA